A stretch of Thermococcus bergensis DNA encodes these proteins:
- the mnhG gene encoding monovalent cation/H(+) antiporter subunit G, with amino-acid sequence MIEGVLAILLAIGVGFNLLASVGILRFPDVYTRIHASTKCTTFGTIFIVLATVVYSIYRWLPNHDARWITIGIHSALVVIFLVLTNPVGAHAIGRAARKSGIRPYGAVIDELEGYYEL; translated from the coding sequence ATGATAGAAGGAGTTTTGGCGATACTCCTTGCAATTGGGGTGGGGTTTAATCTACTGGCCAGCGTTGGGATACTGAGATTTCCTGATGTTTACACAAGAATCCACGCTTCGACAAAATGCACTACCTTTGGAACGATTTTCATAGTCTTGGCAACCGTAGTGTACTCAATTTACAGATGGCTTCCAAACCACGACGCAAGATGGATTACAATAGGAATTCACTCGGCACTTGTAGTAATATTCTTGGTGCTAACAAATCCCGTTGGAGCTCATGCAATTGGGAGAGCAGCCCGAAAATCCGGGATAAGACCATATGGTGCGGTAATAGATGAACTGGAGGGATACTATGAACTTTGA
- a CDS encoding respiratory chain complex I subunit 1 family protein, with amino-acid sequence MNIVYLTLGLIAIYLYVSAASLLWEGMDRKLVARMQRRIGPPVLQPIYDFLKLVSKESIIPRDANKFFEIAPVLALASSIALLAYTPLGFEPLLATKGDVIVFIYLLALIAFVRVMGAVSSGSPYAQIGAQREIIMLASREVPMMLGLFAILWRLSKLGVEKPFSLGTFYQYNIWEIGTPLTVFGTFVLFIVFLLWLASEIEVGYFNIPEAETEVAEGPMAEYSGRHLALFKLSSALKEFASASLVVAIFFPWGISGYLGLTGIGAVVLDLLFHTLKVFIVLFVSMSVFRAITGRLRITQAVGMFWGRILPMSFIGVLLIVIDVLGVIA; translated from the coding sequence ATGAACATCGTTTATTTAACTCTAGGACTAATAGCGATTTACCTTTACGTCTCCGCTGCTTCTCTCCTTTGGGAAGGAATGGATAGAAAGCTTGTTGCGAGGATGCAGAGACGTATAGGTCCTCCAGTACTCCAGCCCATTTATGACTTTCTAAAGCTCGTCAGTAAAGAGTCCATAATCCCAAGAGATGCCAATAAATTCTTTGAAATCGCTCCAGTGTTGGCTTTAGCTTCTTCAATAGCCCTCCTAGCTTACACTCCTCTTGGATTTGAACCCCTCTTAGCCACAAAGGGCGATGTAATAGTTTTCATATACTTACTTGCTCTCATAGCCTTTGTAAGGGTGATGGGTGCCGTTAGCTCAGGATCCCCCTATGCGCAGATAGGTGCTCAGAGAGAAATAATCATGCTTGCTTCCAGGGAAGTTCCCATGATGTTGGGACTCTTTGCAATACTCTGGCGCTTAAGCAAACTCGGAGTTGAAAAACCTTTTAGCTTGGGAACGTTTTATCAGTATAACATCTGGGAGATTGGTACTCCCTTGACAGTCTTTGGCACATTTGTTCTCTTCATAGTGTTCCTACTCTGGCTTGCAAGTGAGATTGAAGTCGGTTACTTCAACATTCCAGAGGCAGAGACAGAAGTTGCAGAAGGTCCCATGGCGGAATACAGTGGAAGACATCTAGCACTATTTAAACTAAGCAGTGCTCTGAAAGAGTTCGCAAGTGCCAGTTTGGTCGTGGCGATCTTTTTCCCATGGGGTATAAGTGGGTACCTTGGCTTGACAGGTATTGGGGCGGTAGTCCTTGATTTGCTCTTCCACACTCTCAAAGTATTCATAGTCCTCTTTGTTAGCATGAGCGTATTCAGAGCAATAACTGGAAGGCTCAGGATTACCCAAGCAGTTGGCATGTTTTGGGGCAGAATACTTCCAATGAGCTTTATAGGAGTGCTGCTGATAGTCATAGACGTTCTGGGGGTGATTGCATGA
- a CDS encoding hydrogenase subunit MbhD domain-containing protein encodes MNFENFFWVLQIFIAIALIGSSIAAIRFKNLIAAVIAMAVFSLALSVEFYVLQAPDVAIAEAGVGAGLTTAMYLLAIKNTTDEEVVE; translated from the coding sequence ATGAACTTTGAAAACTTTTTCTGGGTTCTACAAATCTTCATTGCGATCGCCCTAATAGGGAGCTCAATAGCCGCAATCAGGTTCAAAAACTTAATTGCCGCTGTAATAGCAATGGCAGTCTTTAGTTTAGCTCTTTCTGTGGAGTTCTACGTTCTTCAAGCTCCGGACGTTGCTATAGCGGAAGCAGGTGTTGGAGCTGGACTTACAACGGCAATGTACCTCCTTGCCATCAAAAACACCACCGATGAGGAGGTGGTAGAATGA
- a CDS encoding NADH-quinone oxidoreductase subunit C, producing MTPEEFLEMILTKFPNADGKISENKLPHPRKRVWINVAREEFKDLMKFIKELDPKAQFSIIIARDGGDYLEAKYHLELFYEQAPSISLVVGTRCPKDDPTLPTITDILPSSLPYEREVQEFLGIFFEGIPDPRRLFLPDDFPEDIYPLRKDEKGISDEMIKNAGHPYKMKKEG from the coding sequence ATGACCCCCGAAGAATTCTTGGAGATGATTCTAACAAAATTCCCTAATGCCGATGGAAAAATTAGTGAGAACAAGCTCCCCCACCCTAGGAAGAGGGTCTGGATAAATGTTGCGAGAGAAGAATTCAAAGATCTTATGAAGTTTATTAAGGAACTTGACCCCAAAGCACAGTTTTCTATAATAATCGCCAGGGATGGAGGAGACTACTTAGAGGCTAAGTATCACCTTGAACTATTTTACGAGCAAGCTCCAAGTATCTCACTCGTAGTTGGTACTAGATGTCCCAAAGATGACCCAACACTGCCCACTATCACAGACATATTACCAAGTTCGCTCCCCTATGAAAGAGAGGTTCAAGAGTTTTTGGGAATATTCTTTGAGGGCATACCCGATCCACGGAGGCTGTTTTTACCCGATGACTTCCCAGAAGACATCTATCCTCTGAGAAAAGATGAGAAAGGTATCAGCGATGAAATGATAAAGAACGCAGGCCATCCCTACAAAATGAAAAAGGAGGGTTAA
- a CDS encoding proton-conducting transporter transmembrane domain-containing protein, translating into MTLPFLIIIPLFGAFSMPIISLFGKKLKEYWALIISGATLGVAAKIFYTVWKTNEIILYTLGSESPIGKGVKFPIRIVWEVDLLGALLALTITFVGFLAVLYSLGYMKHDTGLEKYYTLILILELGMLGIVITGDIFNFYVFLEIMSIASYALVAFRNDTWEGIEAGIKYMFVGSLASSFILLGIALLYGQYGTLTMSYLGIKIAENPTLVAKVALAFLIGGLLFKSGAVPVHMWLADAHPAAPSSISAMLSGLVIKAGGVYAVARIVFSIFNPGLHAYLKAFNMPSINMEAVGWVIVFFACLTLLIGNAMAVVQTDMKRLFAFSSVGQIGYILLGIGIGTLAYGSRAGELALAGAIYHIVNHALIKALLFFVAGAVIHEVGTKNLNELSGLARKMPMTTLAFIIGAAAIIGLPPLNGFASKWIIYESSAMYNPILAAIAVVGTVFSLAAYTRVLFTFLGRESEKVKSAKEPEMSMLIPMLILVVAIVVMGLLPWQINDKIMLPTARMLEQLNGEYMVALLKFLGGA; encoded by the coding sequence GCGCTACACTCGGAGTTGCTGCTAAGATATTTTACACAGTATGGAAGACCAACGAAATCATCCTTTATACCCTCGGGAGCGAAAGCCCAATTGGCAAAGGAGTGAAGTTCCCAATTAGAATTGTATGGGAAGTTGACTTACTTGGAGCGCTCTTGGCTTTAACAATAACCTTCGTGGGCTTTTTGGCAGTGCTGTATTCTCTTGGCTATATGAAGCATGACACTGGCTTGGAGAAGTACTACACATTGATACTCATTTTGGAGCTGGGAATGCTGGGAATTGTTATCACCGGGGATATCTTCAACTTCTACGTGTTCTTGGAAATAATGAGCATTGCAAGCTATGCGTTAGTTGCCTTCAGAAACGACACATGGGAAGGAATTGAGGCAGGAATTAAGTATATGTTCGTTGGTTCATTGGCAAGTTCCTTTATTCTATTAGGCATCGCCTTGCTTTATGGTCAGTATGGAACGCTTACAATGAGCTATCTCGGCATAAAAATAGCCGAAAATCCAACACTTGTGGCAAAAGTGGCTTTGGCTTTCCTTATTGGTGGACTGCTCTTTAAGAGCGGTGCGGTTCCAGTTCACATGTGGCTTGCAGATGCACACCCAGCAGCCCCAAGTTCAATCTCCGCAATGCTTTCGGGATTAGTCATCAAGGCGGGTGGAGTTTATGCAGTGGCAAGGATAGTATTCAGCATTTTCAACCCAGGACTGCACGCTTACCTAAAAGCGTTCAACATGCCCTCAATTAACATGGAGGCAGTTGGCTGGGTTATAGTGTTCTTTGCTTGCCTGACGCTCCTCATAGGAAATGCAATGGCCGTAGTGCAGACCGACATGAAGAGGCTTTTTGCATTCTCAAGTGTGGGGCAGATAGGGTATATTCTGCTCGGAATTGGTATTGGAACCCTCGCCTATGGTAGCAGGGCAGGTGAACTAGCACTGGCTGGAGCAATATACCACATAGTGAACCACGCATTGATAAAGGCACTCCTCTTCTTTGTGGCAGGAGCAGTTATCCATGAAGTCGGCACGAAGAACCTTAACGAGTTGAGCGGACTGGCAAGAAAAATGCCTATGACAACCCTTGCATTTATAATAGGTGCTGCGGCAATCATAGGTCTTCCACCATTAAACGGATTTGCTAGCAAGTGGATTATCTATGAGAGCTCCGCTATGTACAACCCAATCTTGGCAGCTATTGCCGTCGTTGGTACAGTGTTCTCCCTAGCAGCATACACCAGGGTGCTCTTTACGTTCCTAGGCAGAGAGAGCGAAAAGGTGAAGAGTGCAAAAGAGCCAGAAATGAGCATGCTTATTCCAATGCTGATTCTAGTAGTTGCAATTGTTGTCATGGGTCTCCTTCCATGGCAGATAAACGATAAAATAATGCTCCCGACAGCAAGAATGCTTGAGCAGCTCAATGGTGAGTATATGGTCGCTCTCTTAAAATTCCTTGGAGGTGCATGA
- the mbhE gene encoding hydrogen gas-evolving membrane-bound hydrogenase subunit E — protein sequence MRRALGLFAFLSFIIFLLAAAISLRPFGEPPHAEMDTYFIEHAQEEASANNVVTSVVFDYRGFDTLGEATVLFTAVSGVLMALRHYGGKER from the coding sequence ATGAGGAGAGCGCTTGGATTATTTGCGTTCTTATCGTTCATAATCTTCCTCTTGGCTGCGGCTATAAGCTTGAGACCTTTTGGAGAACCTCCCCATGCAGAGATGGACACTTACTTCATAGAGCATGCCCAAGAAGAAGCTTCAGCTAATAACGTCGTTACCAGTGTCGTATTCGACTACAGAGGTTTTGATACTCTAGGAGAGGCAACGGTTCTTTTTACTGCAGTTTCTGGAGTTCTGATGGCTTTAAGACACTATGGGGGGAAGGAGAGATGA
- a CDS encoding sodium:proton antiporter yields MNGSIFVNFPFIVVAVLLALGFYTIGFKRNLIKVVIGVEILEGAVNMFIVALGYVKGGYAPIYTQAPPEAVGKMVLPTPQALTLTSIVIGVAVSALMLAFAVNIYRHYGTLDVTKIRRLRG; encoded by the coding sequence ATGAATGGTAGCATTTTTGTTAACTTCCCGTTCATCGTAGTTGCAGTGTTGCTCGCTCTTGGCTTTTACACGATTGGATTCAAGCGGAACCTCATAAAGGTTGTAATTGGCGTTGAAATTCTTGAAGGAGCAGTAAATATGTTCATTGTTGCGTTAGGTTATGTAAAAGGTGGTTACGCCCCAATTTACACGCAAGCACCGCCCGAAGCTGTAGGAAAAATGGTTTTACCAACGCCACAGGCTCTGACTCTTACGAGCATAGTCATCGGGGTTGCTGTATCTGCTCTAATGCTGGCTTTTGCCGTTAACATCTACAGACACTATGGAACTCTCGACGTTACCAAGATAAGGAGGTTGAGAGGATGA
- a CDS encoding cation:proton antiporter encodes MWILTKMGKEDCRMTPESLFMGAMILLFLSATLTMIRMLIGPTIPDRVVALDALTTTTAGAMVLYGVITEQAVIIDVALVYAVLSYIATLYIARYLVKKKVGLA; translated from the coding sequence TTGTGGATACTTACCAAAATGGGCAAGGAGGATTGCAGAATGACACCTGAAAGTTTGTTTATGGGGGCAATGATACTGCTCTTCCTTTCAGCCACATTAACAATGATAAGAATGCTAATCGGACCAACAATTCCTGACAGGGTTGTGGCATTGGATGCCTTAACAACCACGACTGCCGGTGCTATGGTTCTATATGGGGTAATTACGGAGCAAGCGGTGATTATCGATGTTGCACTTGTCTATGCGGTCCTTAGCTATATCGCAACTCTGTATATAGCAAGGTACTTAGTAAAGAAGAAGGTGGGATTGGCATGA
- a CDS encoding MnhB domain-containing protein, which produces MTTTIIRTTTKILVPLILVFGSYIILHGHLTPGGGFQGGAVFASGLALLIVANNKEKVKELFNKVPLSQLESIGALGFLGIGALGFMGYTFLKNVIANSGFLFGAPTPKGINPGYLNTGGTLSYLNIFVGTKVLAGLTSIVLIFFLILRRERDEW; this is translated from the coding sequence ATGACAACCACAATCATAAGAACAACAACAAAAATTTTAGTGCCTCTAATACTGGTGTTTGGCTCGTATATCATTCTACATGGTCACCTAACACCCGGCGGAGGTTTTCAAGGTGGAGCTGTATTTGCAAGCGGTTTAGCTTTGCTGATAGTTGCAAATAACAAAGAAAAAGTCAAAGAACTCTTCAACAAGGTTCCGTTAAGCCAGTTGGAAAGTATTGGAGCTTTAGGATTTCTGGGAATTGGGGCATTAGGCTTTATGGGGTACACTTTCTTGAAAAATGTGATCGCAAACAGCGGATTCCTCTTTGGAGCTCCAACGCCTAAAGGGATTAATCCGGGCTATCTCAACACCGGCGGAACCCTTTCGTACCTCAACATTTTCGTAGGAACAAAGGTATTAGCTGGTCTAACGAGCATAGTCCTGATATTCTTCCTTATTCTAAGGAGGGAGAGGGATGAATGGTAG
- a CDS encoding NADH-quinone oxidoreductase subunit B family protein — protein MNEREMLEKRISKLCKYLGRSPWVFHVNSGSCNGCDIEIIAALTPRYDAERFGVKLVGTPRHADILLVTGPVTDQSLERVKLIYEQTPDPKVVVAVGACPTGGSVFFESPFTNAPLDKHIPVDVFVPGCPPRPEAILYGVVLGLEKLIKKIEGEKE, from the coding sequence ATGAACGAGAGAGAAATGCTTGAGAAAAGAATTTCAAAACTCTGTAAGTACCTTGGAAGGTCACCGTGGGTATTTCACGTTAACAGCGGTTCATGCAATGGATGTGATATTGAAATAATAGCTGCTCTTACACCCAGGTATGACGCAGAGAGATTTGGAGTAAAGCTTGTTGGAACACCAAGACATGCAGATATCCTGTTGGTAACCGGCCCAGTTACAGATCAAAGCCTTGAAAGGGTTAAATTGATATATGAACAAACTCCGGATCCAAAAGTTGTTGTTGCTGTGGGGGCATGCCCAACTGGTGGTAGTGTGTTTTTTGAAAGTCCATTTACTAATGCTCCCTTGGACAAACACATCCCTGTGGACGTCTTTGTTCCAGGATGCCCTCCAAGACCAGAGGCAATACTCTATGGTGTGGTTTTGGGATTGGAAAAGCTCATAAAAAAGATAGAAGGTGAGAAAGAATGA
- a CDS encoding 4Fe-4S binding protein, with product MKIPPTLSVVLKNIFKKPATNPFPKSDPIPTPEGFRGKLVYHVDKCIGCKLCVTVCPAGVFEYVPELKKVTLWLGRCVFCQQCVDVCPVKALEMSNEFLLATYDKYDDNLRWLKNEEIEEMLAKQGGKTKKYRVIPEKCKGCTLCARNCPQNAIEGAPREVHKIDPNKCVGCGICATVCRFGAIEEYEE from the coding sequence ATGAAGATCCCTCCAACTCTTTCAGTAGTTCTAAAAAACATCTTCAAAAAGCCTGCAACAAACCCCTTCCCTAAGAGTGATCCTATTCCAACACCAGAAGGCTTCAGGGGAAAATTGGTTTACCATGTTGACAAGTGCATAGGATGTAAGCTCTGTGTGACAGTCTGTCCGGCGGGAGTGTTTGAATACGTGCCCGAGCTCAAAAAGGTGACACTCTGGCTGGGAAGGTGTGTCTTTTGCCAGCAGTGTGTCGATGTATGTCCAGTAAAGGCACTGGAAATGAGCAATGAGTTCCTCTTAGCGACATACGACAAATACGACGATAACCTAAGATGGCTCAAAAATGAGGAAATTGAAGAAATGCTCGCAAAGCAAGGAGGAAAAACAAAGAAATATCGCGTAATCCCGGAGAAATGTAAGGGATGTACATTATGTGCCAGGAACTGTCCACAAAATGCTATTGAAGGAGCACCAAGAGAAGTGCATAAAATTGACCCCAATAAGTGTGTTGGATGCGGAATATGTGCAACTGTATGTCGCTTTGGTGCAATAGAAGAGTACGAAGAGTGA
- a CDS encoding hydrogenase large subunit — MENRVEYWVKIPIGPIHPALEEPEKFIITLDGERIVNVDVKLGYNLRGVEWIGMRRNYIQILYLAERMCGICSFSHNYTYSRAVEEMAGIEVPERAEYIRVIIGELERIHSHLLNLGVVGHAIGYDTVLHLSWLARERVMDLLEAIGGNRVNYAMNTIGGVRRDIEDKHKRAILEMIKYYREEVMPRIEEIFLYDPTVEARLRDAGVIPKRIAIEYSAQGPTARGSGVEKDVRYNEQLGVYPDLGIKPITPKEFTGIIKGDMFDRMVVRVGELWQSMELIERALDQMPEGKIKAFPKDNVTLIRLKKAEGEGIGRYEAPRGELIHYVMANPGSEIPERWKMREPTFPNLFAVARALVGEQLADVPVAIASIDPCLSCTDRVAVIDAKTGKKKVLTEKDLLKASIEKTREINPNIKAKPEPVGGSCGGVRL; from the coding sequence ATGGAGAATAGAGTTGAATATTGGGTTAAAATCCCAATTGGTCCCATTCACCCGGCACTTGAAGAACCTGAAAAGTTCATCATTACCCTTGATGGAGAAAGAATAGTAAATGTTGATGTAAAGCTTGGATACAACTTGAGAGGCGTAGAATGGATTGGCATGAGAAGAAATTACATCCAGATACTTTATCTTGCTGAAAGAATGTGTGGGATATGTTCTTTCTCTCACAACTATACGTATTCTAGGGCAGTCGAAGAAATGGCTGGGATAGAGGTACCCGAAAGAGCCGAATACATAAGGGTGATAATAGGAGAATTGGAAAGAATCCACTCTCATTTGCTCAATCTTGGAGTTGTAGGGCACGCTATAGGCTATGACACTGTTCTCCACCTAAGCTGGCTTGCCAGGGAGAGGGTTATGGATCTCCTAGAGGCAATAGGGGGCAACAGGGTAAACTACGCTATGAACACAATTGGGGGCGTGAGGAGGGATATAGAGGATAAGCACAAAAGGGCGATTCTGGAGATGATAAAATACTACCGCGAAGAAGTCATGCCAAGGATTGAGGAAATATTCCTCTATGATCCAACTGTTGAAGCTAGACTTAGGGATGCAGGGGTCATACCCAAAAGGATAGCCATTGAGTACAGCGCTCAAGGTCCAACAGCAAGAGGAAGTGGCGTTGAGAAGGATGTCAGATACAATGAACAGCTGGGGGTTTATCCGGATTTGGGGATTAAGCCAATAACCCCTAAGGAGTTTACAGGAATAATCAAGGGGGACATGTTTGATAGGATGGTCGTTAGAGTTGGAGAACTTTGGCAGAGCATGGAGCTCATAGAAAGGGCTTTAGACCAAATGCCAGAGGGAAAAATAAAGGCATTTCCGAAGGATAACGTAACTTTGATCCGGCTTAAAAAAGCAGAAGGAGAGGGCATTGGTAGGTATGAGGCTCCAAGAGGGGAGCTCATTCACTATGTGATGGCCAACCCTGGAAGCGAAATTCCAGAAAGGTGGAAAATGAGAGAACCCACTTTTCCAAACCTCTTTGCAGTTGCGAGAGCACTAGTAGGAGAACAGCTTGCTGATGTGCCGGTTGCAATAGCGTCAATAGATCCCTGCCTGAGCTGTACAGATAGAGTAGCCGTTATAGATGCCAAAACCGGCAAGAAAAAAGTTCTTACAGAAAAAGATCTTCTCAAGGCTTCAATTGAGAAAACAAGAGAAATAAATCCCAACATAAAGGCAAAACCAGAACCCGTTGGCGGTTCTTGTGGGGGTGTTAGGCTATGA
- a CDS encoding proton-conducting transporter transmembrane domain-containing protein, whose protein sequence is MIEHLPALMIAVPLFGAFIAPIFKKHYKGVSIWAIIITGITVILSLLLAKEVVTGGIMVYVFGADKPTLVLPSGYSVPIRIMFEVDAMGAFMAISATLMSFVGALYSYSHVEKETGLEKYYSLLMLLEVGILGMVLTGDLFNLFVFLEIAGIAGSALVGFRNYRGEASEAGIKYLIVSAVASLMVLFAIGILYGQYGNLNLAYIARNISPNLVDMIALGLLFTSFAMKCGAVPMHYWVPDAYTEVPAGINPPLLVATYASLYALFRVSFTLFANIVVDLARVGWIMSILGVLTMFIGVTMALVQKDVKRLMSYHAISQTGYMLLGVGVGLTVLHDPSKLAEFGRDAMAGGVFHIINHIIYKSLLLMTAGALFYVTGTRNLNEMGGLARKMPVTTISFMVGAAAISGLPPFNGFASKLLIYETSYRLNPLLTVFAMVTSVLTLASFVKVFASAFLGPPLEKFESTREVPKPMVIAMIILAALCIIFGLFPNLVLDKLVYPAVDALINFAQYHSWGGLA, encoded by the coding sequence ATGATCGAGCACTTGCCTGCCTTAATGATTGCCGTTCCTTTATTTGGGGCATTTATAGCACCTATATTTAAGAAACACTACAAGGGAGTCTCAATATGGGCAATTATAATAACCGGCATAACTGTAATACTCTCCCTCCTGCTCGCTAAGGAAGTTGTTACCGGGGGAATAATGGTCTACGTCTTTGGAGCGGATAAGCCGACCCTCGTGCTGCCTTCTGGTTACTCCGTACCAATAAGAATCATGTTTGAGGTAGATGCCATGGGCGCCTTTATGGCGATATCTGCAACGCTGATGAGTTTTGTGGGAGCTTTATACTCCTACAGTCATGTAGAGAAAGAAACAGGGCTGGAAAAGTATTATTCTTTATTAATGCTCCTTGAAGTGGGCATCCTTGGTATGGTGCTTACGGGAGATCTCTTTAATCTCTTCGTGTTCTTGGAGATAGCAGGTATAGCTGGATCTGCACTGGTAGGATTTAGAAACTATCGTGGTGAAGCAAGCGAAGCAGGAATAAAATACCTTATTGTTAGTGCTGTAGCTTCTCTAATGGTGCTCTTTGCAATAGGTATACTCTATGGACAGTATGGAAACTTAAACCTCGCATACATAGCTAGGAATATTTCCCCTAACCTAGTTGACATGATTGCACTTGGATTGCTCTTTACGTCATTTGCAATGAAATGCGGTGCCGTTCCAATGCACTACTGGGTGCCGGATGCATACACGGAAGTTCCAGCTGGAATAAATCCACCCCTCTTGGTAGCGACTTATGCCAGCCTTTATGCTCTCTTTAGAGTGAGCTTCACTCTCTTTGCAAACATTGTAGTAGATTTGGCAAGAGTAGGGTGGATTATGTCTATCTTGGGAGTGCTTACAATGTTCATAGGCGTTACAATGGCTCTGGTGCAGAAGGACGTTAAGAGGTTAATGAGCTACCATGCTATATCTCAGACCGGCTATATGCTTCTTGGTGTCGGTGTTGGTTTGACAGTCTTACATGATCCTTCAAAGCTCGCTGAGTTCGGAAGAGATGCCATGGCTGGTGGAGTGTTCCACATAATAAACCACATAATCTACAAAAGCTTACTCTTGATGACCGCTGGAGCTCTGTTCTACGTTACGGGAACGAGGAACCTTAATGAGATGGGAGGCTTGGCTAGGAAGATGCCGGTAACTACGATAAGCTTCATGGTGGGAGCTGCTGCAATATCTGGCTTGCCGCCGTTTAACGGATTTGCAAGCAAGCTTCTCATATATGAGACATCATACCGGCTTAATCCACTCTTAACAGTGTTTGCAATGGTTACCAGTGTTTTAACTCTGGCTTCGTTCGTCAAGGTATTTGCATCAGCCTTCCTTGGTCCTCCGCTTGAAAAGTTCGAGAGTACAAGAGAAGTTCCTAAGCCAATGGTAATTGCAATGATAATCCTAGCAGCGCTCTGTATAATCTTCGGTCTCTTCCCGAACTTGGTACT